In one window of Dermochelys coriacea isolate rDerCor1 chromosome 3, rDerCor1.pri.v4, whole genome shotgun sequence DNA:
- the KCNS3 gene encoding potassium voltage-gated channel subfamily S member 3 encodes MVYGEFFHRPGKDEELINLNVGGFKQSVDQSTLLRFPQTRLGKLLKCHSEEAILELCDDYSVADKEYYFDRNPSFFRYVLNFYYTGKLHVMEELCVFSFCQEIEYWGINELFIDSCCSNRYQERKEEGQDKDWDQKSNDRSIDSSNEESSIFEKELEKFDELWLGEIRKKVWIRMENPGYCLSAKLIAISSLSVVLASIVAMCIHSMPEFQRWDDNDREIEDPVLEAVEIACIVWFTVELVIRLAAAPSLKKFWKNPLNIIDFVSIIPFYATLAVDTKDEESEDIENMGKVVQILRLMRIFRILKLARHSVGLRSLGATLRHSYQEVGLLLLFLSVGISIFSVLVYSVEKDDDESELHSIPVCWWWATISMTTVGYGDTFPVTLLGKFIGSICILCGILVVALPITIIFNKFSKYYQKQKDIDVDQSNSDHKEKCNELPYFNIRDIYAKRMNSFISSLSSVGIIASDQDSTDASSIQDTEDIYNTTSVENGTGK; translated from the coding sequence ATGGTTTATGGTGAATTTTTCCATAGACCGGGGAAAGATGAGGAACTTATCAACTTGAATGTGGGTGGCTTTAAGCAATCAGTTGATCAAAGTACTTTGCTCCGATTTCCCCAGACCAGACTTGGAAAACTGCTCAAATGCCATTCTGAAGAGGCTATCCTGGAACTGTGTGATGATTACAGTGTTGCAGACAAGGAATATTACTTTGATAGGAACCCTTCTTTCTTTAGATATGTTTTGAATTTTTACTATACAGGTAAACTGCATGTCATGGAGGAACTTTGTGTCTTCTCCTTCTGCCAGGAAATAGAGTACTGGGGGATCAACGAGCTGTTCATTGATTCTTGCTGTAGTAATAGGtatcaagaaagaaaagaagaaggtcAAGATAAGGACTGGGATCAGAAAAGCAATGACAGAAGTATAGACTCTTCCAATGAAGAATCATCCATATTTGAAAAAGAGCTGGAGAAATTTGATGAACTGTGGCTTGGTGAAATACGAAAGAAAGTATGGATCAGAATGGAAAATCCTGGGTACTGCTTATCAGCCAAGTTAATTGCAATTTCCTCCCTGAGCGTAGTGCTAGCATCAATTGTAGCCATGTGCATCCACAGCATGCCAGAGTTCCAAAGGTGGGATGACAAtgacagagagattgaagatCCTGTTTTGGAAGCCGTGGAGATAGCGTGCATCGTCTGGTTCACCGTCGAGTTAGTGATAAGGCTTGCTGCAGCTCCAAGTCTAAAGAAGTTCTGGAAAAACCCTCTCAACATCATAGATTTTGTCTCTATTATTCCATTTTATGCAACCTTGGCCGTGGACACAAAGGATGAAGAAAGCGAAGACATTGagaatatggggaaagtggttCAGATCCTACGGCTAATGAGGATATTTCGCATCCTGAAACTGGCAAGGCACTCTGTAGGACTGCGGTCTTTAGGTGCCACTTTGAGACATAGTTACCAGGAAGTTGgacttttgcttttgtttctgtcTGTCGGGATTTCTATATTCTCAGTTTTGGTCTACTCAGTGGAAAAAGATGATGATGAGTCAGAACTGCACAGCATCCCGGTCTGCTGGTGGTGGGCAACTATCAGTATGACCACTGTCGGCTATGGAGACACTTTCCCGGTCACCTTACTGGGAAAGTTCATTGGTAGCATTTGTATTCTCTGTGGAATATTAGTGGTGGCCCTTCCAATCACTATAATTTTCAACAAGTTTTCTAAATACTATCAAAAGCAAAAGGATATTGATGTAGACCAGTCCAACAGTGATCACAAAGAGAAATGTAATGAGCTACCATATTTTAACATTAGGGATATTTATGCAAAAAGGATGAACTCCTTCATTTCTAGCCTTTCTTCAGTAGGGATTATAGCCAGTGATCAAGATTCAACAGACGCCTCCAGCATCCAAGATACTGAGGATATTTATAACACAACATCTGTAGAGAATGGTACTGGAAAATGA